A stretch of DNA from Thiomicrospira sp. XS5:
TGGAGCTGCAACCCAATGAAACGGTGCTCGACATCGGGTGCGGCTGGGGCAGTTTCGCCGAATTGGCGGCGCGCAAATACGGGGTGCATGTCACCGGTTTGACCATTTCGCGTGAGCAGCAACAGCTGGCCGAACAACGCTGCAAAGACTTGCCAGTGCAAATCGAACTCAAAGATTACCGTAAAATGGAAGGCACGTTCGACAAGCTGGTGTCCATCGGCATGTTCGAGCACGTCGGGCAGAAGAATTACGATACTTACATGCGTACCGCTTACGACCTGATGAAAGAGGACGGGATTTTCGTACTGCACACCATCGGTAGCGATAAGTCGTTTTACGTCACCAATCCGTGGATTCACAAATACATTTTCCCGAACGGTTCTATTCCGTCGTTGGCGCAAATCAATCAGGCGGCGGAACCCTATTTTGTGGTGGAAGATGTCCACAATTTCGGGCCGGATTACGACCGCACCTTGATGGCGTGGCAACGCAATTTCGACCAGGCCTGGCCGGATTTGCAAGACCGTTACGACAGCCGTTTTTATCGGATGTGGAATTATTACCTGAAAATTTCCGCCGGGGCTTTCCGAAGCCGCTCCTTACAACTCTATCAAGTGGTGCTGCGAAAACGTCTGACGCCGTTGGACCCGTACCACAGCAAACGTTGAAGCCCAATCAGTCTGAAATAGTGCGGGTGGCGCGGATGTCGATTGGTTCCCGGCGCTGTATCGAGCGCTTGTCGTGATAATGGAAACGCAGGGCCTCCGACTGACTCAACCAATCGGTTAGATGCTGCTTGGCATTGCCGACGGCCTCGTCCAACGTTCGTTCTTGGGCCAGCCCGGTGGCGATGGCGGATGAAAACACGCAGCCGGTACCGTGGGTGTGGGTGGTGGACACCCGTGGGCTGGAAAAGCGTTTCGATTCGGCGTTAAGTTCGCGGGTTGGCTGAATCAAAATGTCGGTCGCCGTGTCGGCGTCGCCACTGTGGCCGCCTTTGAGGACGGCCGCTTCAACGCCCATCTCATACAGTGCCTTTTCGATTTCAACCAGATCATTTACCGGCGTTTTTGGAGGTCGATTCAGCAGGTAGTTCAACTCCGGTAAATTGGGGGTGATGACATCGGCCAGTGGAAACAGTTTTTCCACCAAGGTACTGACGGCGTCGGCGGCCAACAACGGGTGCCCGCTGGAGCTGACCAGCACCGTATCCAGCACCACGGCACTGGTTGGGTGACGTTGCAACGTCGTGGCGACCACGTCAATCAATTCCGCATTGGCGAGCACGCCGATTTTGATGGCGTCAATTTGCACATCCTCGAACAAGGACTGCAATTGGTGGTGTAACGTTTCCGCCGATAAGGCTTCCACCTGTTGTACGCCCTGAGAGTTTTGCGCCGTCACCGCGGTAAGGGCACTGAAACCGTAACCGCCCAAAGCGTGGATGGTTTTCAAATCGGCTTGAATGCCGGCGCCGCCGTAAGGGTCGGAACCGGCGATGGTCAGAACGGTTGCTGTGGTGGGGCGCATAAAGGATTTTTCCTCATCGAAAGGGTTTCTCGTCATTGGGCGTTTTTGACCAGGCCTGGTAGTTTTCGGCAAACCGGGTTTGCAGGGTGTGGAGGTGCTCGGCGCCGTCGGCTTGATGCAATTGTAACCCTTGAATCATCGCCACGCCATTGGCACCGGCTCGCACCACGGCGCCCAGTTGTTCCAATCCAATGCCGCCGATGGCGACCACCGGCATTGGCAGCGAACGGCTCCAATGGCTTAGGTTGTCGAGTCCGACCGCCGGGTAGTCGAGTTGTTTGCTTTGGGTGCCGAAAATCGGGCCGATGGCGAGATACGACGGTTGCAAGGGCAAGGCGTTTTCGATTTCCGACGGATTATGGGTGCTCACGCCAAGCCGTAAACCGGCTTGAAACAGGGCTTGGGCATCGGCGGTGTGCAAATCTTCCTGGCCGAGATGCACGCCGTAAGCGCCGAGTTCGATGGCGATTTGCCAGTAATCGTTAATGAACAGACGGGCCTTGTGGGTTTTCGCCAAGCGCACGGTGGCGGCGAGTTCTTGGCGCAACGCCTCGCCCTGTAAATCCTTAATGCGGATTTGCAGGGTAGTGATACCGTTTTGGAACAACAAAGCGGCGTCTTCGGCGCGATTGACCAAAGGGTAAAGCCCCAGAGGTTGTTCGGGCGTTTGGCAAGAAGGAAACTGCATTTTGACCAGGCCTGCTTTCACTTAGAACGAGACTAGGTCGGAGAGTTTTCTTGATGCCAGAAAGGCGTGCCGACCACCGGAGTGGACGGTGCGGCCAAATTGCGTTCCGGCATGGTGCCGGCTTGGCGGCCGTAAAAACCGGCTTCCACCGCCGCTTTAAACGCGCGGGCCATCTTTTCCGGTTGCGGCGACAGCGCCACGGCGGAATTCAGCAAAACGCCGTCGTAACCCATTTCCAGCGCCTGAACCGCATGGGACGGTTTGCCGATACCGGCATCCACAATCAGGTTCAACTCCGGAAAGCGTTCCCGCAGTATGCCCAGGTTGTAAGGGTTCATCAGCCCTTTGCCCGAGCCGATGGGCGAGCCCCACGGCATGAGAATTCGGCAGCCGACATCGACCAGTTTTTGCGCCAGCACCAAATCGTCGGTGGTGTAAGGGAAGACCTCAAAACCGTCCTTGACCAGCGTTTCCGCCGCTTTGACCAGTTCGAAAGGGTCGGGTTGCAGTGTGTATTGGTCGCCGATGACTTCCAGTTTCACCCAGTGGGTCTGAAAGACTTCGCGTGCCATTTGCGCGGTGGTAATCGCTTCTTTGGCGGAATGACAACCGGCGGTATTCGGCAGAACCTTGACGTTCAGGTCTTGAATTCGCTGCCAGAAATCCTGACCGGCCGCATCGCCCGCCGCCTGACGGCGCAGCGAGACCGTGACGATTTCAGAACCGGAAGCGTGCACGGAGGCTTGCATCGCCTGAGGTGACGAATACAGGGCCGAACCGATCAGCAAGCGGCTGTTCAGGGTTTCGCCGCCGATGTGCCAAGTCATCTCGTTTTGAGTGGAAGGGGTGTCTATTGAACTTGTTTGTGCCGGCATATCAACCTCCTTGCATCGGCGCGACGATTTCAATGCGGTCGCCGTCTTGTAAAGCCGTTTCCCGGTATTGACCTCGGGGAACGAAGGTTTCGTTGACCGCCACGGCAAACTGGTTCGGTTGGTAGCCGAGTTGTTCCAGTAACGCTTGCAAATTCGGCAAAGTGTCGAAAGCCTGCGGTTGATCGTTAATCAAAAGTGTCATAGTCGTTTCCTATTCTGTGCGTTTTGGCCGTCGATATCATTAAGCCGTATCGGCGGTGGCAAAACCGCTTTCCATCAATGCCTGTTCCACCACCGCGGGCGTCAGGAGATAACCGTGACGATACAGGCCGTTGATTCGAGTGACTTGTGGCTCATGACGAATCGACGGTAGGTTATCGTCCAATGCCGGGCGGCAGTTGGTCAGGCTGTTGACGATGCGTGCTTCGCCGAAACCGGGGTGCAAACTGTAGGCCGCCGACAGCAGTTCTAAACTGGAACGTACCGACATGGGGCTCATGTCCTCGCTTTCGATTTCGGTGGCGCCGATGACGTAACGGTGCGGCGTATCGGCGGACGGGCGCGGTACGATGTAAATGCGGTAACGCGGGTGCATCAAACGCACCGGTCGGGTCAGTTTGACATCGGGGGCGTCCAACCAGAAGACTTCGCCGCGTACGCCGCGCAAGTCGGTGACCTCTTTTTTGGCACCGAGCCCTCGGGTGTCGAAGGCCCAATCGAATGTGAAGGGATTCGAACCGACGTGAATGCATCCGTCTTTCAGGTCAGTGACTTCGGCGCGGGTGTGCCAAATGACCTCCGGGTGTTCGCGCAGATAGCTTCGGCTTCGATCCATAAAGCGTTGGGCATTGACCTGGCCTTCGCTCGGCAGGAAAAAGCCACGCGCATGATGGCTTAAATCCGGTTCCAGTTGCTGAAGGGCATTTGGGGCCAGCGCTTGAATCGATTCGGCCGCATCGGGCGATTTGGCTTTGGCGCGTAGTTGCGCCATAAACCGTTCCAATTCCGCCATGTCCGCCGGGTGAGCGGTGATGACACTACCGGCTTGTTGCAGGGCGTCGGGAATGCCGAGTTGCTCCAGCAGGCCTGGCCAAATTTGGATGGAACGCTGTCCGAGATCGAAAATATCCGATTCGGCGGTTTCCAGTTCCGCAAATGGCGCCAACATGCCGGCGGCCACTCGTGCGGCGGCGTTTTCCGATTCATCGGAATCCTTTTCGAACAAGGTCACATGATGCCCTTGCGCCAACAGTTTCAGCGCCAGCACCCGGCCGACGAGGCCGGCCCCGGCGATGCCGAGGTGTTGCTTGGTGACGTGTTTCATGACGACCTCTGCTTAGCTGGACAAAGTGATGTCTTCGACATTCACATAGACTTCGCTGCCGTTGTCCTTGAAGGTCTGCGACATTTCCGCCATGCCTTGTTCCACCGCTTTTTGGTGAGACAGGCCTTGTTGTTCGGCGTAGTCTCGCACTTCCTGCGAGATTTTCATCGAGCAGAACTTCGGCCCGCACATGGAGCAGAAATGCGCCACTTTGGCGGAATCGCGCGGCAGGGTTTCGTCGTGAAAGGCGCGTGCCTTTTCCGGGTCGAGTCCGAGGTTGAACTGGTCTTCCCAGCGGAATTCGAATCGGGCTTTGGAAAGGGCATCATCACGTGCACGCGCTCCGGGGTGCCCCTTGGCGACGTCGGCGGCGTGGGCGGCCAGTTTGTACGTGATGAGGCCTTCCTTGACGTCGTCGCGATTTGGCAAGCCCAGATGCTCTTTCGGGGTGACGTAACACAGCATGGCGGTGCCGAACCAGCCGATCATGGCCGCGCCGATGCCGGACGTGATGTGGTCGTAACCCGGTGCAATGTCGGTGGTCAAAGGCCCCAGCGTGTAGAAAGGCGCTTCGTGGCAATATTCCAATTGCTTGTCCATGTTTTCCTTGATCATGTGCATCGGTACGTGGCCCGGGCCTTCGATAATGACCTGGACATCATGCTTCCAGGCAATTTTCGTCAGTTCCCCGAGGGTTTCGAGTTCCGCCAGTTGCGCTTCATCGTTGGCATCCGCCAGCGAGCCAGGGCGCAAGCCGTCACCCAGTGAGAAGGAAACGTCGTACTGCTTCATGATTTCGCAGATGTCTTCGAAATGGGTGTAAAGGAAGCTTTCCTGATGGTGTGCGATACACCATTTCGCCATAATCGAGCCGCCGCGGGAAACGATGCCGGTGACGCGTTTGGTGGTCATCGGTACGTAACGCAGCAAGACACCGGCGTGGATAGTGAAGTAGTCCACACCTTGCTCGGCCTGTTCGATGAGGGTGTCGCGGAAAATTTCCCAGGTCAGGTCTTCGGCGACACCGTTGACCTTTTCCAGTGCCTGATAAATCGGTACCGTGCCGATGGGCACCGGTGAGTTACGCAGAATCCAGTCGCGGGTGGTGTGGATGTTTTTGCCGGTGGACAAGTCCATGACGGTGTCGGCGCCCCAGCGGGTGGACCAGACCATTTTTTCGACTTCTTCGGCAATCGACGAGGTGGTGGCGGAGTTGCCGATATTAGCGTTGACCTTGACCAGAAAGTTGCGGCCGATAATCATCGGTTCGGATTCCGGGTGGTTGATGTTGCACGGAATGACGGCGCGTCCGGCGGCGACTTCGTCGCGGACGAATTCCGGTGTGATGTCTTCCGGCAAATTGGCGCCGAAATGTTCGCCTTTCAAGCGGTGTTCGCGCTCGGCGTCGTTGAGGTAACGACGGGTGAGTTCACGGCGTTGATTTTCGCGGATGGCGATGAATTCCATTTCCGGTGTGATAATGCCTTGGCGGGCATAATGCAGTTGGGTGACGTTTTGCCCGGTCTTGGCGCGCAACGGTTGGCGCATTAGGCTGGAAGCGCCGGCAATGGCGGTTTCCATTTGGCTGCGGTTGCTGTAACCGTTGTCCTTCGGGTCGATGATGCGGCCGTCATAGGCTTCGGTGTCCTGACGGGCGTCAATCCAAGGTTTGCGGATGGCGGGAATGCCTTGGGCGACGTCAATCTCGATGGTCGGGTCGGTATAAGGGCCGGAGGTATCGTACACGGTGACGGTTTCACCGTTGGTGAGTTGGATGGCTCGCATCGGCACACGGATGTCCGGGTGGATGTCGCCGGGAATATAGGTTTTTTGGGAGGCCGGTAACGGCTCTCGGGTCAGAATGTCATTGGACGCCGGTAGGGCGTGTTTAAATGCAGTCATGTTTTCCTCGCTTTTGTTGCGTTCAAAGGGGGAAAAACACAGCGTAATCAGGCGTGAAACCGTCACAGCAAAAGCCGTTTCAGCAGACACGATTCAACAAGATGTTTTGCTCGGAGTGAGGTCGGAAGCCGGAATCGGCCGGTCGGACAATTGCTTTGGCGACACGGGGACGATTCGGACAGTCCGACGCAGGCTCCAAAGCAATCAAAGGGCGCACGTCCGCCAAGGCGGTCGTTCCCAAAGAAATCTTCTCTTCCCTACGCTGGCTTTAACCAGATCAAGTTCAACGGGCCCGACAGCCGGGAGGGGCGATTTGCCCTTTCCACTCAGTCGTCTCAGCACTTAGGTGTGCACCCCGAGAGATTAAGCGCCATTGTATCAGAAGCGCGTGCAAATGCGAGTGAAATTAAAAACTCCATCTTAATCATAAGGTTAAGCTTTATTGCACAAAGTTGAGGGGTATGGATAATGGAGACAGGTTCGACATGAATTCATCATAAAAAAGTATAAGGAAAGAACGTGGATACGATTATTGCGACCTCGCTGCATACAGTGGCAGCGGTTTTGTGGGTGGGCGGTATTTTCTTGGCTTATCGGGTGCTGCGGCCGGCGGCGATGGCACTGGAACCGCCGCAGCGGTTGACGTTGTGGGCCGAGGTGTTTGGCCGTTTTTTCCCATGGGTATGGGGTTTCATCGTCTTGCTCGTGATTTCCGGTTACTGGGATTGGATGACGCGCTTCGGTGATTTGACCGCCGTGCCGTTGTACTTGCATGCCATGCAGTGGGTGGGTTGGCTGATGATCGGTTTGTTCGCCTGGTTGTACTTCGGCCCCTTCAAAACCTTTCGAAACCATGTAAAGGCGGGGCAGTTTGCCGAAGCCGGACAGGTGATGAACGCTAAAATGCGTCCCGTGATTGCCATCAACCTGGCGTTGGGCGTATTGGAGGCGGTGATTGGCGCTTCCGGGCCTTATTGGGGATAAGGGCGTGTTTAACGAAAAATACCCAGGCCTGGGTATTTTTTAATATCGTTATGATTTTATTGGCACTTTGTAATACGCCTGATAACCGGATAAAAATTTTCTTAAAACAAGCGATTTGAAAAGGCTTGAAAACCCGTTATAGTGTTACTCAGTTGAGATTAATTACGTAGTTTGGAGTCGAAAGATTTATGTCGATTCGTCGTTATTTAAAGCATGCCCCGAATATTGATGAAACCGCTTGGGTGGACCCGTCTGCGGTGGTGATTGGTCAGTGCACTTTGGCCGAAGATGTGGGTATCTGGCCGAATGCCACCTTGCGCGGTGACGTGAATGCCATTGAAATCGGACCGCGCAGTAATATTCAAGACGGTACCGTTTGCCACACCACACACGATTCGCCCATCACTAAAGGGTCGCGTTGCATTGTCGGTGCCGATGTGACGGTGGGGCATAATGCGGTCTTGCATGGCTGTATCATCGAGGACGAATGTTTGATTGGCATGGGCGCGGTGGTGCTGGACAATGCCGTGGTGCAAAAGCACGTGCTGGTGGGGGCCAACAGTTTGGTGCCGGCCGGCAAGGTGCTGGAATCCGGCCATTTGTATGTCGGGTCGCCGGTGAAAAAACTGCGGCCGTTGACCGATGACGAAAAAGCGTTTTTCAAATACTCCGCCGAACATTATGTGAAGTTGAAAAACGACTTCCAACAGGCGGGCTGCGACGAACTCTGAATCATGAATGCATCCCTGAATGGTAAATTAGGTCACCCGAATGCTTGGCGGGCTGACCTTGGCATCTATTTCCGCTATATTGTCATGGGTTGGCTGGTGGTCATTCTGCTGGCCGCCATTCAGCTGGATTTCCTCTATGAAGCCCCGTTTCACCCACGTTTTTTAATCATTCCCAGTTTAGTGGGCATGGTGGCCGGTTTTTTCATTGCCCGTCAGAAAATTCTCAGCGACGAAGTGCGCGCGAAAAACATGACATTTGCGGCCTTGGTGGAAATGGCTGAAGAAGCGGCCTACCTTCAAAACCTGGATCGCAGTTACCGTTACATTTCATCCGCCATTACCGATATGACCGGTTATGACGTCAAAACCTTTTACCAAACCCCGAATCTGTTTGCCGACCTGGTTTATGAAGAGGACTTCCCGAAATGGTTGTCTTATGAAAAATCGGTCGCGGCGGGTCGAACGCCGGATGCGATTGAAGTGCGTTTGACCACCAAACATAAAGGACTGATTTGGGTGCGGCATGTCACTCGGCCGATTTTCGATGGTAAAAAAATCATCGGTTACAGTTCGACCAATGCCGAAATCACCGATCAGGTCAATCAAGCGAATGCCATGAAAGAATTGGCGTTGAAAGACCCTTTGACCGGGTTGCCGAACCGCCGTCACCTGAGTTCGGAGGCCGACCGTTTATTGAAACAAGACTCGGACTTCTGTCTGGTGATGATGGATCTGGACCGTTTTAAAACCATCAATGATTCATTGGGGCATTCGGTTGGCGACTTGATGCTGAAAAAAGTGCGCGACCGTTTAGAGCTCATTGCCCCTTACGGCTCGGTTATTTCGCGTTTCGGGGGCGACGAGTTTGTGGTGATCTTACCGGATGTCACCGACGAGGCCAAAGTCGAAGGGTTGATCGAAAGTTTCTTGAGCGCGGTGGAAAGGCCGATGAAGTTGAACGGTCTGAACCTGCATGTGTCGGCGTCGTTTGGCTGGGTGTTTGCGCCGGAAGACGGCCGGGATGTCGAGACCTTGATTCGTTATGCCGATGCCGCCATGCACATGGCGAAACAGAAACAAGGGGTTTCCTGTTTACGTTACGCCGGGCATGTGGACGACCATCACCAACGTTTGTTGCTTCTGGAAAATCGGTTGCGTAAAGCGGTGGAAGAACGCCGCATCAAACCGTTTTATCAGCCGTTATTTTGTGCCCGAACCGGCCAGCTGATGGGCGTGGAGTGCTTGGCACGCTGGCGCGATGAGGAGTTGGGTTGGGTTTCGCCGGACGAGTTCATTCCGTTAGCGGAAACGGCGAACCTGATCGGCAAACTCGGCGATTCCATTTTGGAGCATGCCATTATCATCGCGAAGACCTTGCATGAAAGTTGCGCTCAAAAGGATGTGTACTTTTCGGTGAATGCGTCGCCGTATCAGCTCTCGGAAATCGGTTTCGTTGACAATATGAAAGCGTTGCTGGAACGCCATCAACTGCCAGCGAGATTGTTGAAGATTGAAGTGACCGAGTCGTTGTTTATCGGTGGAAACCTGCAAGCCATTAATGTGTTGACCGAACTACGCAACCTGGGAATTGGTGTCGCGCTGGACGATTTCGGCACCGGCTATTCGGCGTTTGCGGTGTTAAAAGAAGGTTGCATCGACATGCTGAAAGTCGATAAATCTTTTGTGCAGAACATTGCTGAAAACGAGCAGGAAAAGGCGCTGATTGCTGAAATCATCCAAATGGCGCATATTATGAATTTGCAAGTGGTGGCCGAAGGGGTCGAAACCGACGCCCAGAAGGCGATCTTGACGGAAGCCGAGTGCGACATCCTGCAAGGTTATTTATTGGCCAAGCCGATGTCGGAAGCGGATTTCTGCCCGTATATGAATTGCAATGGGCTGGAAAAAGAGCGCGATTAAGCGTTCATGATTAAGCGCTCATTAAACGTCGCACTTCGTCGATGACGCTCGCGGTTTCCGGGCGGACGCCGCGCCACAGATAAAAGGCTTCGGCCGCCTGGCCGACCAGCATCCCCAGTCCGTCTCGTGTCCTGCATTCCGGTTGCAAGCCTTTCGCCCAATCCATAAAGACGGTCGGTTCCGTGCCGTACATCATGTCGTACACCAAACTGTCTGCCCCAACGACGTCTCCGCTTACCGGCGGCAACTTGCCTTCCAAACTGGCCGAGGTGCCGTTGATGATGATATCGTAGCCGCCGGGTGGGCAGGGAATGTCTTCCCAGCCGCTGGCGGTGATCGGAATGTCGGTGTCAAAACGCTGTCCCAGAACTTCGGCGCGTTTGGCGGTGCGATTGGCAATATGCACCAGGCCTGGCCGTTTTTCTAGAATGGGTTGCAGTACGCCTTGCACGGCGCCGCCGGCGCCGAGAATCAAAACCTGTTTGCCTTCAAACGGGCAAGCGGCATTGATTTCAATGTCCATCACCAGGCCGACGCCGTCGGTGTTGTCGCCGAAGGTTTTACCGTCCTGAAATTGAAAGGTGTTGACCGCATGCGCGACCTGAGCGCGTTCCGTCAGTTCGTCGGCGTATTCGAAAGCATCCAGTTTATAAGGGACGGTGATATTAATCCCTTTATACCCTTGCGCTTTTAAATCCGCCATGGCCCACTGGAAGGTGGTGTCTTCGGTGTCGACGCGAATGGCTTCGTACACCAGGTCCTGATGGGTTTGTTCGGCAAACAGCCGGTGAATCAATGGGGATTTGGAGTGGGCGATGGGGTCGCCCACCACGGCGTAATAATCGGTCATAAGCGTTGTGTGACTCCGGTGGTTATTTTTCGGCCAACCACTGGGCGACCACTTTAGCGTAATACGTCAGGATGCCATCGGCACCGGCGCGTTTACAGCTTAATAATGTTTCTAACGCCACTTCGCGCTCGTTGATCCAGCCGTTGAGTGCGGCGGCTTTCAGCATGGCGTATTCGCCGCTGACGTGATACACGAAGGTGGGAGCTTTGAATTCTTGTTTGACTCGGTGAACGATGTCCAGGTACGGGATGCCCGGTTTCACCATCACCATGTCGGCGCCTTCATTAATGTCCATTGCCACTTCATGTAATGCTTCGTCGCTGTTGGCCGGATCCATCTGGTACGTTTTTTTGTCGGCTTTGCCGAGGTTGCCGGAGGAACCGACGGCGTCACGGAAAGGCCCGTAATAAGCCGACGCGTATTTCGCGGAATAAGCCATGATGCGGGTGTGAATGTGCCCGTGTTCTTCCAGCAGTTCGCGAATTTCGATGATGCGTCCGTCCATCATGTCGGACGGGGCGACGACATCGGCACCGGCTTCGGCATGGGAAAGCGCCTGCTTCATTAAAACGTCGATGGTGTCGTCATTTAATACATAGCCGGTGTCGTCGATGATCCCATCCTGGCCGTGGGTGGTGTAAGGGTCTAATGCGACATCCGTCATGACACCCATTTCAGGAACCGCTTCTTTTACGGCGCGAACCGCGCGTTGCACTAAACCGTCGGGGTTATAGGCTTCGGTGGCTTCCAGCGTTTTGGTGTCCGGATTCGGTACCGGGAACAGCGCGATCATCGGGATGCCGAGTTCAAATAATGCTTGAGCTTCCAAGATTAAAAGGTCTATACTCAATCGCTCGATATCCGGCATGGATTTGACCGGTTCCCGTTGGTTATGGCCTTCAATCACGAACATCGGATAGATAAGGTCTTGAGCGGTGAGAACATTTTCACTCATCAGGCGGCGTGAGAAAGCGTCTTTGCGCATGCGGCGCATACGCGTGATCGGGAACTGACGTTCGATCATGGAGAACTCCTGTCATTAATAGGTGATTCGAAATGATACTCTTGTCGGTTGAAAAAATAAAGCCAGCGCCGACGCACCGGGCGTCGCGGCCCACTAGAATGAAAAGGAAACGCCATGTTAGATAATTTCGAATACACCTTTTTCGATGAACCCATTGCCAAACGTTTTTGTGGGGCTGTTGAGGCACAAGGGTTAACCGCTCGAATCGCTCGTGAAGAAGAGGGGAATGGCGAGGTGTCGTATTCGGTGTCAATCGACGGCGAATTGAGTGACGACGTGGCCGAAGAATTGGAAACGCTGTATTCCGACCTGTTGTTCGGCGACCAAGCGGCGCAAATCGAAGGCAATGAAGACGGCGCGACCGCCGATGCCTGTGGGGTGCAAATCAAGCTGGCATCAGGTGAATTCACCACTGTCGCGATTCATCCGACGATTATGAATAAAGTGTTGTCGGTTCTCTCCATTGACGAAGTTCAAAAATGCCTGGCGCAAGTGGCCGAAGACATTGAGAACCCGAAGGCGGGGCCGATTTGTCGCCGCGAAAATTTGCCGGGACTCTGAAAGCATAGAATTTCGCCAGCGACCCATAAAAAATTTATATAAGCAAATCCTAATTTTTCAGGGGCGAAAGGTTGCAGTCAAAAGCCATAAAACATATTATTACACGTTAGCAAAACTGTGCTTGGCTATGCTTGTGCAGTCGAGCACATAGATATATAAGCTACTATAAATGGTTAAACTCTTGAATCTGAGGCATTTTTAATTGAAATGCCAATCAAGGAGCAATAAATGACAGATAAAATCGTTGAAAAGGTTGCAGTTCAGTCTGATGATAGCCGCAACCAAGGCCGTCGTGCCTTCCTAAAGGGAAGTGCGGCTGTTGCAGGGGGCGTTCTATTTACGAAAGCCGCTTCTGCAGCTGAGGCTGGTAAATATGATCCTGCGAAAGCGGTTGCGCCTTACGCTGGAAAAGAAGAAATTACACAGGTGCTTGAAGATGGCCCAGCCCGTAAGTCTCTAGGGTTTGGTGTTCGTAAGTACCCATACGGGATGCCTTCTCCATACGAGAAAGAAGTTCAGCGTCGTACATTGGAATGGTTGACGCCGGATTCCATGGCCTCCATCACGATGACTCCGCTACAAAGCTTGAACGGTATCATCACGCCTAACGGTCTTCACTTCGAACGTTTCCACGGTGGTGTACCAACCATCGATCCTGCTAACCACCGTTTGGTTATCCACGGTTTGGTTGAGCGTCCATTGATCTTCACGGTTGATGACTTGAAGCGTTTCCCATCCATTTCCCGCATTCACTTCATCGAGTGTCCTGCGAACGGTGCGATGGAATGGAAAGGGGTTCAATTGAACTCTGTACAGTGGACACACGGTATGATGTCTTGTGTGGAATACACAGGTGTTCGTCTGTCTGACCTGTTGAAAGAAGCCGGTATCAAGCCAGAAGGTAAGTGGTTGATTCCTGAAGGGGCTGACGCCGCTGGTTTGACACGTTCGATTCCAATCGACTTGGCCATGGATGACTGTTTCGTCGCTTACGCTCAGAATGGTGAAGCGCTACGTCGTGAACAAGGTTACCCAATTCGTTTGGTTGTGCCGGGTTGTGAAGCGAACATGTGGGTTAAATACCTACGTCGTATCCAAGTACATGATGTACCAGCTCAACACCGTGAAGAAACGTCTAAATACACTGAATTGATGCCAGATGGTACCGCTCAGCGTTTCTCTTGGTACATGGAAGCGAACTCCGTTATCACTTATCCATCACCTGACTTCAAGATGCAAGGACCTGGTAAATACTTTGTCCGTGGTCT
This window harbors:
- the hemB gene encoding porphobilinogen synthase gives rise to the protein MIERQFPITRMRRMRKDAFSRRLMSENVLTAQDLIYPMFVIEGHNQREPVKSMPDIERLSIDLLILEAQALFELGIPMIALFPVPNPDTKTLEATEAYNPDGLVQRAVRAVKEAVPEMGVMTDVALDPYTTHGQDGIIDDTGYVLNDDTIDVLMKQALSHAEAGADVVAPSDMMDGRIIEIRELLEEHGHIHTRIMAYSAKYASAYYGPFRDAVGSSGNLGKADKKTYQMDPANSDEALHEVAMDINEGADMVMVKPGIPYLDIVHRVKQEFKAPTFVYHVSGEYAMLKAAALNGWINEREVALETLLSCKRAGADGILTYYAKVVAQWLAEK
- the soxC gene encoding sulfite dehydrogenase; translated protein: MTDKIVEKVAVQSDDSRNQGRRAFLKGSAAVAGGVLFTKAASAAEAGKYDPAKAVAPYAGKEEITQVLEDGPARKSLGFGVRKYPYGMPSPYEKEVQRRTLEWLTPDSMASITMTPLQSLNGIITPNGLHFERFHGGVPTIDPANHRLVIHGLVERPLIFTVDDLKRFPSISRIHFIECPANGAMEWKGVQLNSVQWTHGMMSCVEYTGVRLSDLLKEAGIKPEGKWLIPEGADAAGLTRSIPIDLAMDDCFVAYAQNGEALRREQGYPIRLVVPGCEANMWVKYLRRIQVHDVPAQHREETSKYTELMPDGTAQRFSWYMEANSVITYPSPDFKMQGPGKYFVRGLAWSGRGKVSHVDVSFDGGKNWKEAHFTSPVLDKAWTRFEVEWDWDGSEAFMMSRVTDETGYVQPPMPQMRKLEGTNNVYHRTAMVTWRIHAWDNGKNGGMIENVQY